From the Nitrospirota bacterium genome, the window GAATTTGTTGAAATTCGTTTCAAAGTATTTTGACTGAGTCTGTCTTGAATACTGCAGTGGTGTAAGCCCCATCCAGTCAACACCACCGGCCTGTAATTCAAGGAACATAGTAGCCGGGTCCGGGATTACGCGGTAAACATATTTATTTATATACGGCCTGCCTTCAAAATATTCATGATTGGATTCGAGGACTACGTCAGAGCCTGGCGTCCATTTGGAGAGCTTATAAGGCCCCATGCCAACGGGCTTTCTCCCGAGCTCACTCTTTGTTATGTCCTTCCCCTCAAGAAGATGCTTTGGCAGGACCGGCAGGCTTCCCCAACTGCTTAGCGCAGGGGCAAACGGCCTTTCATAGGTAACGCGAAATGTATACCTGTCGAGCGCCTCTGCCTTTTTCACCTGCTTAAAGTCCTCAGAATATGCGGTAGGGGTCTTGTCACTGATTATTGTCCTGTAGCCGAACAGTACATCATCTGCCGTGAATTCGACGCCGTCTGTCCATTTCACCCCTTTTCTGAGATGAAAGGTAATCACGAGTCCGTCTTTTGATATGTCCCATGATTCAGCAAGGTCGCCAGTGATGGTGAGGTCCTTGTCATATTTTACAAGTCCGTTAAATATAAGGCCTGCCACTTCATGGGATGCGTTGTCGCCTGCGAGCATCGGGATAAGGATACTTGGCTCACCAATAATGCCTTCAACAAGGGTATCACCATATGCTGGCTTGATATCGTTGCCCGCGTTTTTTGTACTGGCTGACGCAGGCACACTGTCTGAGACGCGCTGACACGCTGAGTTAAACAGCAGAAGGGAGAATATTAGCGTTATAAGAATCAACTGCAATGTTTTCATCCGAAAATCTCCGTTCAAATCCCCCCTCTCCCCCCTTTAATAAAGGGGGGAGCTGATTTCCCCCTTTGTACAGTGTGGGCACTGATTTCCCCCTTTGTACAGTGTGGGCACTGATTTCCCCCTTTGTACAGTGTGGGCACTGATTTCCCCCTTTATACAGTGTGGGCACTGATTTCCCCCTTTATACAGTGTGGGCACTGATTTCCCCCTTTATAAAGGGGGACTAAGGGGGATTTTCATCTGCCTTTGTGAGCCCTGAGCTATGAGCGTGCCGAACAGTCGAAGGGCTCATGACAGTTCACCTGAATATCTCCGCAAACATGGCAGCAAAATCCAGCCACGGATTTTAATGCCTCTTTGTTCCCCAACGCCGGCGCTACGGCAGGAAGTAGAATGCTATTGCCAGTATTATATACACCGCTACCAACTGCACCCCTTCCATCCAGTTCGACTCTCCATCCATTGATATGATGCTTACTATCCCAACTGCCAGTGCGATTGACACTACCTCAAATGTTGTGAACAGCAGATTCATAGGCTGGCCCATTGCATAGCTTGCAAATACGAGAACCGGTGCCACGAACAGGGCAATCTGGATAGTTGAACCTACAGCTATATTAATTGCAAGGTCCATTTGATTCTTTAAGGCTACGAGGACTGCTGTACTGTGTTCAGCGGCATTGCCAATTATGGCAACAATAATGACGCCGACAAAGACCTGAGTAAGACCAAGGGTTGCCGCAGTATGCTCAACTGCACCAACCAGGAATTCACTCATCAGGCCGACGAAGCATGTTGCGCCAAGCAGCACAAGTACGGACTTCTTCCTGCTCCATCCTGAGACATGAAGGGCTTCATCTTCCAGATTAGCGGTATCTCCATTGTACAGGTGTTTGTGTGTCTTCAGGGTGAAAATGAGACTCAGCAGATAAGTGGCGAACAGTACGATTGCGATCTCAAGGCTCAGCTCCTTTTCCTGCTCTACAAAGGCGCTCCCGGCCACAAGGTGAAATATAGCCGGGACTACCAGGCCAATCGTGCTCAGCGTAAGGAGCGTTGCCCCCATTCCTGCGGCAGTGCGATTGAAGGTTTGTTTCTTGTGTTTGATGCCGCCTGCTATCACGCTGAGTCCAAGGACCAAAAGGATATTGCCGATGATGGAGCCGGCAATGGATGCCTTTACAACGTCATAGAGCCCCCTTTGCATGGCCATAAGGGCAATAATCAGTTCTGCGGCATTTCCAAACGTTGCATTCAGCAGACCCCCTGCCCCTGCGCCGATGGAGTGGGACAGATGCTCGGTTGCCTTTCCCATCAGTCCCGCAAGCGGAATGATGGCGAGGGCGGAAGAGGCAAAGATCCAGATGTGTCCGGTGTGCAGGACTTCAAGCATAATGCTGACAGGTACGAAAACGAGCATG encodes:
- a CDS encoding peptide-binding protein, with the protein product MKTLQLILITLIFSLLLFNSACQRVSDSVPASASTKNAGNDIKPAYGDTLVEGIIGEPSILIPMLAGDNASHEVAGLIFNGLVKYDKDLTITGDLAESWDISKDGLVITFHLRKGVKWTDGVEFTADDVLFGYRTIISDKTPTAYSEDFKQVKKAEALDRYTFRVTYERPFAPALSSWGSLPVLPKHLLEGKDITKSELGRKPVGMGPYKLSKWTPGSDVVLESNHEYFEGRPYINKYVYRVIPDPATMFLELQAGGVDWMGLTPLQYSRQTQSKYFETNFNKFRYPVFAYTYMGFNLKHPWFKDKRVRQAIACAVDKDELVHGVLFGLGKAATGPYVPNTWPYNPDVKKYEYNPDKAMKLLSEAGWRDSDGDGILDKDRRPFEFTILTNMGNSLRMKTATIIQWRLAMVGIKVNIRALEWSTFINEFLDKRRFEAVVLGWSIGLDPDQFDIWHSSKTKEKEFNFISFNNPEVDELLDKGRRTFDLTERKKAYFRIQDILAEEVPYIFLYVPDALPIVHARFHGIEPAPIGIGYNINKWYVPEGMQRHNIEQ
- the cax gene encoding calcium/proton exchanger, giving the protein MLVFVPVSIMLEVLHTGHIWIFASSALAIIPLAGLMGKATEHLSHSIGAGAGGLLNATFGNAAELIIALMAMQRGLYDVVKASIAGSIIGNILLVLGLSVIAGGIKHKKQTFNRTAAGMGATLLTLSTIGLVVPAIFHLVAGSAFVEQEKELSLEIAIVLFATYLLSLIFTLKTHKHLYNGDTANLEDEALHVSGWSRKKSVLVLLGATCFVGLMSEFLVGAVEHTAATLGLTQVFVGVIIVAIIGNAAEHSTAVLVALKNQMDLAINIAVGSTIQIALFVAPVLVFASYAMGQPMNLLFTTFEVVSIALAVGIVSIISMDGESNWMEGVQLVAVYIILAIAFYFLP